GATTCCCTTTTGGATCACTAGATCACATCGAGAACAGATGGACGCAGTCGACCCATCGAGACATTACGGACCTGACTCGAACTTGCTCGAtccggctctgataccacttgttcgGATTGTCGACTGCAACATACATTTGATATTATCCGCTTTAGGCTAAGTCCACATGGATTTTTTTTGGGTCACTCCTAAAATATCTCAAACTGATATGGGTTAAAcgtgaattatatacacctttcaATTTTCCTCAGACTTTCGACGTGAAATGGGTTTATACAGTATGATTTATGAACTACTCCGTACTTTTCTTCTTAGTTCATGtcaattacttaattaaacaaTTCGATGTCGTGCATGATTAAAATGCATCTATAAACAAACTATATAATATTCTCACGACatacttttaagttttaacacgaatgcacttttcatttttaatcaaactCAAATATTTGTCGTCATATTGTTATTCtactcaaaatttaatttaacattaaaaaataaattgtgaGTAACTAGAAAATTGACAATAAGATATTAAAATTCAACTGTGAATAGTCTTATTTGGTGGGCGCCTTTACAACCTAATTTTTAGAGcttattagaaataaaaaattataataaaacaGTTGTGATTACGCTTTCTTCCCTGGTCACCCtgttaaaaagaaaattttttaaattgaaagaaaatgacaaaataaagaaggatagaaaaagaaaattgaagagGTTGAAATCAGACCTGTCAAGGTAAATTCGGCTGAACTATTAATTTTACTACATGGTTTAATTGTGTCTAAATCTTGGGAGGAACTTTTTATGTGATccacaaattaaaattttcaatagaTTTTTGGTGTGTAAAATAATTTAAAGCACAATCATTAGGTGAAAGATGGAATATCAAAATAAACCTTCAAAATACACAACATTAAAAGAAACTACACTAGCCCATTATTTCGATCAATTTAGGAATTTTAAATTGCATTTACACAATCGACAAGAAGATAAATTACAATCAACTCATAACAACAAGAAATTGGTACGTGACCAGCAGCATGAAGGGTACAAAATTCATTGGTTAATTGTGTAATGTAAGGGAGAAAGattaattcttttaattataaatatctTTTAATGATGTCCTATCATTTTGATGGAGACATAGATCCATAACAAATTCTTGAATAAGTAAAACACGTTAATACCTATTCAACTTGATAAACTATTATTTGACGATTTTAATTCCGTGGGAGCCGGAAAAATGACGTATTTGACAAAGGTTTGTTTTATTGCACATTATTCATCCACTTGGTCGATAACTCATTACAAAGACCAGACTTTGAGccttttttctaaaaattttaattttttaaattatttatttcatataaattgcaattacataattaaaatacaaattcatttaaaaagttgtatgattaaaatttcaatatattatataattaaaaacaaaagtTGCATAGTTTAAATCTtataatacataatttaaatactagaatatcataattaaaaatatggaaAAACTAATCTAATGAATCCAACTATTTCGCCAAACTTATAAGAAGATACTGGTGGTTGTTTTCCCTCTATTTCTCGTTCATTTGGGATTGATCTTGTGGGTTATCTGTTGGTGTctatttctaaaaaataaaattaaaattcaattttcaaataaaaaatgttatttttttggCACATTTGCGCTTCGGGCGCGTGCCCTAAAATCGCCCTCCTCATTGGGCGAGAAGCGCAAGTGCCACTCACGGTGCGCGGAAGGGCGAAGTCGGCCCATGTGCCGCTGGCAAGACTTGCGTCGTCACCCTCTTTGCTTCCACTGGTGGACGTTTTGTGGGCGGCTGGCTCTGCATGTGAGCCCGCACGACACGTGCTCTAAGGGCGTCCACTATAAGGctgacacttccaatagcccagccactttttttgtccacagccccagtttatttgtccgcgcccacaaaaaaaagtgtcctcagctataaggtggacacttccaatagccccaaaatttttagccacttttcattttattttttttcgtttattctaaatcaattataattaatattatcggaacgtaaataattagaaaacgaggtaattggtaccaaatattcgttgtattgaaagcggtaaaattatacaacgaacaattaaaaaaaacaaatttaattttaaataatcgTCAATTATTTAAAGGATTTGTCTCCAAAATTACTGACGCCCATTTTTTCTGctacttctttctctctccaaacaCGTGTAATACCTACTACTTCTTtctctccttcttccttctccaatcTCCCCCTTTCTCTAAAAatgtcaaaaattaaaaaaaaaatcgccgGATCGCCGCGCCGGGCGGATGTGCTATAGGCAGGCGCGCCGAACGCgcaccggcgcgtcctcgccgcCTAGTCGGCGAAGGATATTCCGCCCCAAAAAAATTGTCCGCTACGGGGCGGATGCCCAGCCCACTATAGTCAGCCGCCGCCGCGGTtccggggcggccggcgcgccgcccctataggGGATGCCCTAACTAATCAGTATTCTAAGAATAACATTTCTTATTTAATATTATAGAGtattttgataaatgaaatGCAGTTAggttagtaaaataaaaaaatattttttgtaaaattaaaagttaagAATTTGAATCATCTAGTGTGAGTTATTTTTCTGAAAACTATTATGATATAGTATTTACAAAGTTGTGAAGATATTTCACTTTCAGCCATAACATATTTCCTTGTTGTTTTGTCTCTTGAAAGGGCCTTTTAACTTTCAACCATATCACTAGCTTAATTGATGGTGGCGACAGGTGGACCTACAAACAGTGCACTtgacattttattttctaaaagaaTACTATTATTCAATTCCATTTACAATCAATagttatgttttattttgcatcaaGTAGTtactttctatttttgataaattactCCTTTAATAAGACTAATCTCATTTCCCGTAATaattttacaataattttttctctttattttcctACCCCTTTAATAAGACTAGTCTCATTTCCCGTAATAATtttacaatataaaaaaatatttagaatTGAGACGGATTCACCACATTGCAATGTTTCTGATTTTACCTATGAACGCAAGGTTTATTTTTTGGGTGCAAcaatattttcttatatataaCTCATAATAATATGTCTATTCTATACAAATACAATAGTGTTCATTTTAGGACAATATACTGAGGATTCCATAATTTTATGACAATAGCAATTAATGTTTTGAAAACAGGATCGGATCAGATGGTTCGGCCCAAACTGGCACATTTTCCTAGCCCAGATATAGAACAATGAGTGATAGTTTCACTGAGTCGCTTATACTTTAAAACTAGTGTTATCACTCATGCTAAATTAAATACACATGCATCTTTGAAAGGTGGACTAGATCAGTATATACCTTTGGGGAAAGCCTTATCCAAGACGACTAGACGAGTTAGAAGATTGGATTTCTGGTTTTGTGGTTATAAGTTGTTGGGGTTTTTTCTATTCAGACCGCGGAGATCTGGTGCATTTTTTATGGTATCCAGTTGGCGAAGAATTTGGGTATCCGAAAACTAGTTGTGGAAAGTGATAGCTTTGTTGAAGTCGACATGATTATGGAAAGATTTGAAGTCAGCattaactatcattctatagtgCAGAGGATGCAAAACTTATTTCAGGAATTTGATTTTGTGGTTGTCAAGCACGTGCACCAAGAAGGAAATTTTGTTGCATACGCATATAACTGCCACAGAGGAGTTCATGTCTTAGAGAATTCGTCTTTAGGTATCAATACTTATGTCTTCGTCTTCAGGTATTAATACTTAGTTGTTGCATGACTGATTAATGAATTGCTtatattcattagttatttttGCTTATGGACTTGTGACCGCTtttattgcaaaaaaaaaagttttggtCATAATCCTACAAGATCAAACACTTCAAACAAATGTAGAGTGTTTATTTGATATGAAAACTTTTATTTGATCATACACTTTAAATCCATGttctaataaatatatagaagaTCTAACTGTACCTTTTgcaatttataataattaattactccatataGAAGATCTAACTGCACCTTCGCATTTTGCCTTTGAAATATAAGAAATTGCGTATATAGTCAAATATAGAACGAACTACTActatcatatttttttaataaaatgtcacaaattatcatttttaacCAATTAATTTCTGAATTGTAGTACTTTCAAGTACGAAAATAAATTTTGAGAGTTCAAAAGTTTGAGTACTAGTTGCTCgagtttaattatttataaaaattgcaCATGAAATCATTTTTGCCAGGCAAATATTTCTTTGCTAAATTTGTTCATGCTACTGTTTCACGTGCAATGCAATCTATACAAATGATATTCATATTGTTTGGCCACTTAGGGCTAAACATATAATCGTAATATCAAtaacataaatttttaaaaataaaaaattatatggaAAAAAGAATTTGATTCACTAATGTCATCAGAATCCAGACGACAGTTGCTGAAGGATCTTCGTGAATAAATTGCAGATTATGACAATAAATGGAAATATCCAAAGTTTACATCATATTAACCGATAGAATCCATGTTCCTATTACTAAATATGGGAACAAATAAATGCAAAGTAATTAATACTTTGCCCTAATACACATCACTTATTAGTTATtacatttaatttcttttttcatttattcATTTTGCTACATTAttgtttcatttatttattttgctaaATTATCGTTTTATTTTGCTAAATATAGCACGACATCATTATTATATAGCATACCATAATACAACAAGCTAAATGATATACGTCCctttattaatctaattattTTACTATATCTAATTTActtcaatattttatttcacaaacataaaaattaatataattatcaCACGTACTTGGCGTAGGCCACTGCAAATACTGATATTTATGACAAAAGATTCGAATATGATAATTAATTGCCTCATTCTAAAGTTTGAGCACATAAATCTAGTGATGAACTCCTAATAATGGTAAGTGATTCTTTCATCATGATcgaaactaatatatatagaCTGCCTCACACAATTATAGTTACAACAACAAAAGACAATTTACTTACTTGCACTTGAGAAATTCTGATTTTGGTGAGTTCTATTTTTCAggttaaaacaaacaaaatttaGTAACATGTTCTTAGaccttttttcttattttactgtGTCCAATGGCAGCTGCAACAAGAAATGGAAGCATCAAATGGCACGAGAAGTGGATCGGGCGATGAAGGAAGCAGCGATACTCGGAAGGGGAAGAGGCAATACCATCGCCACTCAACGGAGCAAGTGCAGCAGCTCGAATCGTAATAATATCACTTTTATTTCAACTCAGCATGTTCAATTCTTCTAATATTGTCATTAAACATCACTCATAGTGCAAGCCTATCCCCCCTTAGATTTTTAGTTTATATTGATTTATATCTTAAATTTACCAAAATTAACATGTTACTCTAGGTATTAGTACTAggtaaaaaaacatttttattttgagaacCTTTTCCAGCATATTCTGCAATGCCTTGTGGTTTGTTTTATTATGATTTAAcactaattaaaatttatttattgtgaTTAGGTTTTTCAAGGAACATCCACATCCTGATGAGAATCAAAGACTACAATTAAGCAGGGAATTGGGCCTTGACTCTAAGCAGATCAAGTTCTGGTTCCAAAACAAGAGATGTCAAAAAAAGGTAATTTCTCATTTCTCTATCAAAAAATCATCATCTCAAATTTAAAAAGTATAGCAATCAATTTTTTCTTCATCCGCCCCTGCTTCAGGCACAAAACGAGAGAACGGACAACAACACCCTGCGAGCCGAAAACGAGAGAATACGTTGTGAGAACATGGCGATGAGAGAGGCTCGGAAAAACATCATCTGCCCATCGTGTCGCGACCCCCTCCTTCCTAACGACAACGACAAGCAACACGGTTTGCTCAAACTTAAAAACGAAAATATGAGATTGAGACAACAGGCCTCTCATCCTTACCAAGTAAGCTTCCCTCTTTACATTTATCTTATAAATTTTGGAGTTATCTGATTTAAAAATGACCTAAAACCTAAAACATCTGCTTTTATCATGTTCTGTTTTATCTATCTTTTCTGCCAAACGACCCCTCTAACACGTAAAATTGTTCAGCATGAAAGAACAATGAGCTTCGTTACCAACGCCACGGAAAAACCTGCGGCTAACAGCCATGGAATCGACAGCAACCGGAGTTGGGAGAATCCGACGTCCGATTTTTGCATGAGTGGGATGCAGGAGACTGAGAGAGCTATGATCTTGGAGGCGGCCTCGGCCGCCATGGATGAGCTGGTTGAGCTTCTACGCGTCGAAGAGCCCCTGTGGATTAGTTCTGCTAACGACGGGAGATCCACGTTGCATCGCGATAGCTACGATAAACTTTTCCCAAAGCCCAACCACTTCAAATCTGCCGCGGCCAGGATAGAGTCATCCAAGGAATCCGGCGAGGTGGCCATGCCGGCGACTACTCTGCTTGAAGCGTTTCTCGATCCGGTGAAGTGGAAAGACATGTTTCCAAGCATTGTAACAAAGGCAAGAAACATCCAAGTTCTTGACGCTGGAATCTCCTTCAACGGCTCTTTACATTTGGTAATACTAATGGAGTTATATATTGCTTCCAACTTTTACTTATttcccgatgtgggatatggtttgcacCCCTGCACTTCGCGTTCGAATATTCCATTTTCgtaaaattacatttaaatgACATACTACTATACTACAGATGTATGAGAAAATGCACATTTTGTCGCCTTTGGTGGCGCCACGTGAGTTTTTCATCATCCGACACTGCAGACAGATGAACACGAACACATGGGCCGTCGTAGATGTATCCTACGACGTCTTCAGGGATTCCTCCCCCTCTAGGTGTTGGAAGCTTCCGTCGGGATGCATGATCAAAGACAAGGGCGACGGAAAAACAGAGGTGGCATGGGTGGAGCACGTACAAGTGGACGACAAATCACTAACGCACCGTCTCTACAGAGACTTGGTATGCGGCTGCCATGCGTATGGAGCCAAGAGATGGATCGTTACGCTGCAGAGGATGTGCGAGAGAGCTATGCTCGCACTGGGGCCAACCACTGGGCCCACACACCAACTCGAAGGAGGTATGTCTGTATAAAATAATGTATATGAGACATTTAAATTCTATTCATTTATCAGTATTCAAAAAAAGTACTAATAAGTGAGCTGTTGCAGTTATTGAGTCCGAGGAAGGCCGAAGGAATGTGATGAAGCTGTCGCAGAGAATGGTGAGGAATTTCTGTGAGGTGTTGAACATGTCGGACAGACTAGATTTCCCACATCTGTCGGAACTGTACAACAGCGGGGTTCGTGTTTCGCTCAGGAAGAGCGACGGATTAGGCCAGCCTCAAGGCTTGATTGTCAGTGCAGCTACCTCTCTCTGGCTTCCGTTTCGCCTTGCCCATCTCTTTAAATTCTTCACCGATGAGGACAAAAGAGCTCAGGTATGCACACCCGAACTCACATCAGTATGATATTGTCTCATACTAATGGAATAGTGTTGCACTTTATATTGCTTGCACGTTTTCTAATTCTCTGATGTGTGATGGTTTGGACAATGCACAGTGGGATATTTTGTCGAGCGGGAATCCTGTGAATTCAATTGCTCGGATTTCAACGGGCGAAAATTCTGGCAATTGCGTCTCAATCATTCAGGttatttcatttaatatttCGTTAGTACAATTATTTACTTTATGGTATGTTAACATTATGAAATTAATAGTAACATAGTTGTTGTGCAGCCATTTGTGCCAAAAGAGAACATGTTGATGCTACAAGAAAGCAGCATTGACTCGTTAGGAGGAAGCATAATATACGCCCCGGTGGAGCTCACGGAAGTGAGCTCGGTGGTGGATGGCGAAGACATTATGACAATACCGATCCTGCCCTCAGGATACGTGATCTCTGGAGATGGGCGCAAGGGGGTCGAGGGCTCGAGAAGGAGATGTGGTTCGCTGCTCACCGTTGCTTTTCAGATGCTAGTGTGTAGTGACTCGGTTTCGAAGCAGCTCAACATGGAGTCTGTCGCCACTCTTCATAGCCTTATAAGCTCTACTGTT
This DNA window, taken from Salvia splendens isolate huo1 chromosome 18, SspV2, whole genome shotgun sequence, encodes the following:
- the LOC121776582 gene encoding homeobox-leucine zipper protein ROC8-like is translated as MEASNGTRSGSGDEGSSDTRKGKRQYHRHSTEQVQQLESFFKEHPHPDENQRLQLSRELGLDSKQIKFWFQNKRCQKKAQNERTDNNTLRAENERIRCENMAMREARKNIICPSCRDPLLPNDNDKQHGLLKLKNENMRLRQQHERTMSFVTNATEKPAANSHGIDSNRSWENPTSDFCMSGMQETERAMILEAASAAMDELVELLRVEEPLWISSANDGRSTLHRDSYDKLFPKPNHFKSAAARIESSKESGEVAMPATTLLEAFLDPVKWKDMFPSIVTKARNIQVLDAGISFNGSLHLMYEKMHILSPLVAPREFFIIRHCRQMNTNTWAVVDVSYDVFRDSSPSRCWKLPSGCMIKDKGDGKTEVAWVEHVQVDDKSLTHRLYRDLVCGCHAYGAKRWIVTLQRMCERAMLALGPTTGPTHQLEGVIESEEGRRNVMKLSQRMVRNFCEVLNMSDRLDFPHLSELYNSGVRVSLRKSDGLGQPQGLIVSAATSLWLPFRLAHLFKFFTDEDKRAQWDILSSGNPVNSIARISTGENSGNCVSIIQPFVPKENMLMLQESSIDSLGGSIIYAPVELTEVSSVVDGEDIMTIPILPSGYVISGDGRKGVEGSRRRCGSLLTVAFQMLVCSDSVSKQLNMESVATLHSLISSTVQKIKLALHCPDLD